The Coregonus clupeaformis isolate EN_2021a chromosome 13, ASM2061545v1, whole genome shotgun sequence genome includes a region encoding these proteins:
- the LOC121579512 gene encoding cdc42 effector protein 2-like translates to MSTKAPIYLKRRSRKGKKEKLRDILSSDMISPPLGDFRHTIHIGSGGGEDDLFGDLSFLQGKFHLLPGQQGHSLSQRSSMYAEPFQFSRTASVSGYTASSESSPLLKNALSLPVIEGVQAITLPVTFAPSSARPHPPQNAPPPPKPPRLHLDDKILMSHHPGLDSSSPSAQSPSRTSQFCPPSPRLSSDEDVCIQDPYLDDGGQERPYLSHAGSLLSLHLDLGPSILDDVLQIMDSQRLSGFNGTCLQGARQELYT, encoded by the coding sequence ATGTCCACCAAGGCGCCCATCTATCTGAAGAGGCGGAGCAGGAAGGGGAAGAAGGAGAAGCTGCGGGACATCCTCTCCTCGGACATGATCAGTCCTCCGCTGGGGGACTTCCGCCACACCATCCACATCGGCAGCGGCGGGGGGGAGGACGACCTGTTTGGGGACCTGTCCTTTCTGCAGGGGAAGTTCCACCTTCTCCCTGGGCAGCAGGGCCACAGCCTGTCCCAGCGCTCCTCCATGTATGCAGAGCCCTTCCAGTTCAGCCGTACTGCCAGCGTCAGCGGATACACGGCCTCCTCAGAGAGCTCCCCCCTGCTGAAGAACGCCCTCTCTCTGCCAGTCATCGAAGGAGTGCAGGCCATCACCCTACCAGTCACCTTTGCACCCTCTTCCGCCCGCCCCCATCCGCCTCAGAACGCGCCCCCTCCACCCAAACCTCCCCGACTGCACCTGGATGACAAGATCCTGATGTCCCATCACCCAGGCCTGGACTCCTCTTCTCCCTCGGCACAGTCTCCCAGCAGGACGTCCCAGTTCTGCCCGCCCTCCCCCAGGTTGTCATCAGACGAGGATGTGTGTATCCAGGACCCCTATCTGGATGATGGGGGCCAGGAGCGCCCCTACCTGTCCCACGCAGGCTCCCTGCTCTCCCTACACCTGGACCTGGGCCCCTCCATCCTGGACGACGTGCTGCAGATTATGGACAGCCAGCGCCTCAGTGGCTTCAACGGAACCTGTCTGCAGGGCGCGAGGCAGGAGCTCTACACCTGA